A stretch of Oreochromis aureus strain Israel breed Guangdong linkage group 11, ZZ_aureus, whole genome shotgun sequence DNA encodes these proteins:
- the efhb gene encoding EF-hand domain-containing family member B isoform X2, translating to MTDINTSSEVKCSDRIRNIPKAGKLIPTGDSVKICLREVERPTTPPVVRKFRNSNQPGPGTIRVHTGKANDPDVASTLVHGVITKAPLTGERLLNPSPKTVFQQKLQELSESVYASNKKAPLGRSCGQRSELPPLCNEKTTFGVKIVKGLGVREIINPAKTAQEVKREAEVAHDAYIRSHNSYFVGEQINRKYDWTHYSKDSRFGILTPHFNDGRNLGKTLHWLGESQKFYNPAAWKRSGNRDKIAQQMGKTIVMREKMLPVPPDHTFGMVLPPDDFGIGELIYSTDPRQYTRGPDRQRTLVNAVRHHLKKVNFENFPSLLKAFRHYDKKGKGMIDKEDLRAVCHQFQLNVSESVLDDVMDYCDTDKDGLINFLEFANFLNWKDKMPINSREQCIITNERQTSSAPGNIERVTAQLPACRALIEPEELEPVEPGSSLKTVRSLRQTRAAPDHFRTTSSLIGAAGAGRFPSDGRTYGIPSVRSDLPAPRIKRVGDKNNYGDTSTAADLLHPSVHALQGVYEEHFFCPRSKEEIATIFRNAGVNISEETFEEAWKLASMKQATREVCVENFRNVLREIKAM from the exons ATGACTGACATTAACACGTCTAGCGAAGTGAAATGTAGCGACAGAATCCGAAATATACCGAAG GCTGGGAAACTAATACCTACAGGAGACAGTGTGAAAATCTGTTTACGAGAAGTGGAAAGA CCCACGACTCCACCGGTGGTGAGGAAATTCCGCAATAGCAACCAGCCCGGACCAGGAACTATCAGAGTCCACACAGGGAAGGCAAATGACCCAGATGTTGCCAGCACTCTTGTTCATGGTGTCATCACCAAAGCACCCCTCACT GGTGAAAGGTTGCTAAATCCTTCCCCAAAGACCGTGTTCCAGCAGAAGTTACAAGAACTTAGTGAATCTGTATATGCCTCAAATAAGAAGGCTCCTCTGGGCAGATCATGTGGCCAACGTTCTGAACTCCCCCCACTGTGTAATGAGAAAACTACATTTGGTGTAAAAATAGTGAAAG GTTTGGGTGTGCGTGAGATTATTAACCCTGCAAAAACAGCACAGGAGGTAAAGAGGGAAGCTGAGGTGGCACATGATGCTTACATCCGTAGCCATAATTCCTATTTTGTTG GTGAACAAATTAATAGAAAGTATGACTGGACTCATTACAGTAAAGATAGCAGGTTTGGGATCCTCACACCTCATTTCAACGATGGCCGTAATCTTGGCAAAACTCTTCACTGGCTGGGGGAATCACAGAA gtTTTACAATCCAGCTGCTTGGAAGAGATCTGGGAACAGAGACAAGATAGCACAACAAATGGGCAAAACCATCGTCAT gagagaaaaaatgttgcctgttcCGCCTGATCACACGTTTGGAATGGTCTTACCACCGGATGATTTTG GCATTGGAGAGCTGATCTACTCCACAGATCCACGGCAGTACACGAGAGGCCCAGACAGACAGCGCACCCTGGTGAATGCAGTGAGGCATCACCTCAAGAAGGTCAACTTTGAAAACTTCCCCTCCTTGCTAAAGGCATTCAGACATTATGACAAG AAAGGAAAGGGGATGATTGACAAAGAGGACCTGCGGGCAGTGTGCCATCAGTTTCAGCTGAATGTCAGTGAGTCGGTCCTGGATGACGTGATGGACTACTGTGACACAGACAAGGACGGGCTTATCAACTTTCTGGAGTTTGCCAACTTTCTCAACTGGAAGGACAAGATGCCCATCAACAGTCGAGAGCAGTGCATTATTACAAATG AGCGTCAAACCAGCTCAGCTCCAGGTAACATAGAAAGAGTGACAGCACAGCTTCCTGCCTGTCGGGCCTTGATTGAGCCTGAGGAATTGGAGCCTGTTGAGCCAGGCAGCTCACTGAAAACTGTTAGAAGCCTTAGGCAGACAAGGGCAGCCCCAGACCACTTCAGAACTACCTCCTCCCTCATCGGGGCTGCAGGTGCTGGTCGTTTCCCATCAG ATGGACGTACGTACGGGATCCCATCTGTGCGCTCAGATCTTCCAGCTCCTCGCATTAAAAGAGTCGGTGACAAAAACAATTATGGCGATACGTCCACAGCTGCAGATCTTCTACATCCATCAGTTCATGCCCTGCAAGGTGTTTATGAGGAGCATTTCTTCTGTCCTCGCAGCAAGGAGGAG ATTGCAACGATCTTCAGGAATGCTGGTGTGAATATTTCTGAGGAGACGTTTGAGGAAGCCTGGAAACTCGCGTCAATGAAGCAAGCAACCAGGGAGGTTTGTGTGGAGAATTTCCGCAACGTTCTCAGGGAAATAAAAGCAATGTAA
- the efhb gene encoding EF-hand domain-containing family member B isoform X1 → MTDINTSSEVKCSDRIRNIPKAGKLIPTGDSVKICLREVERPTTPPVVRKFRNSNQPGPGTIRVHTGKANDPDVASTLVHGVITKAPLTGERLLNPSPKTVFQQKLQELSESVYASNKKAPLGRSCGQRSELPPLCNEKTTFGVKIVKGLGVREIINPAKTAQEVKREAEVAHDAYIRSHNSYFVGEQINRKYDWTHYSKDSRFGILTPHFNDGRNLGKTLHWLGESQKFYNPAAWKRSGNRDKIAQQMGKTIVMREKMLPVPPDHTFGMVLPPDDFGIGELIYSTDPRQYTRGPDRQRTLVNAVRHHLKKVNFENFPSLLKAFRHYDKKGKGMIDKEDLRAVCHQFQLNVSESVLDDVMDYCDTDKDGLINFLEFANFLNWKDKMPINSREQCIITNERQTSSAPGNIERVTAQLPACRALIEPEELEPVEPGSSLKTVRSLRQTRAAPDHFRTTSSLIGAAGAGRFPSVDGRTYGIPSVRSDLPAPRIKRVGDKNNYGDTSTAADLLHPSVHALQGVYEEHFFCPRSKEEIATIFRNAGVNISEETFEEAWKLASMKQATREVCVENFRNVLREIKAM, encoded by the exons ATGACTGACATTAACACGTCTAGCGAAGTGAAATGTAGCGACAGAATCCGAAATATACCGAAG GCTGGGAAACTAATACCTACAGGAGACAGTGTGAAAATCTGTTTACGAGAAGTGGAAAGA CCCACGACTCCACCGGTGGTGAGGAAATTCCGCAATAGCAACCAGCCCGGACCAGGAACTATCAGAGTCCACACAGGGAAGGCAAATGACCCAGATGTTGCCAGCACTCTTGTTCATGGTGTCATCACCAAAGCACCCCTCACT GGTGAAAGGTTGCTAAATCCTTCCCCAAAGACCGTGTTCCAGCAGAAGTTACAAGAACTTAGTGAATCTGTATATGCCTCAAATAAGAAGGCTCCTCTGGGCAGATCATGTGGCCAACGTTCTGAACTCCCCCCACTGTGTAATGAGAAAACTACATTTGGTGTAAAAATAGTGAAAG GTTTGGGTGTGCGTGAGATTATTAACCCTGCAAAAACAGCACAGGAGGTAAAGAGGGAAGCTGAGGTGGCACATGATGCTTACATCCGTAGCCATAATTCCTATTTTGTTG GTGAACAAATTAATAGAAAGTATGACTGGACTCATTACAGTAAAGATAGCAGGTTTGGGATCCTCACACCTCATTTCAACGATGGCCGTAATCTTGGCAAAACTCTTCACTGGCTGGGGGAATCACAGAA gtTTTACAATCCAGCTGCTTGGAAGAGATCTGGGAACAGAGACAAGATAGCACAACAAATGGGCAAAACCATCGTCAT gagagaaaaaatgttgcctgttcCGCCTGATCACACGTTTGGAATGGTCTTACCACCGGATGATTTTG GCATTGGAGAGCTGATCTACTCCACAGATCCACGGCAGTACACGAGAGGCCCAGACAGACAGCGCACCCTGGTGAATGCAGTGAGGCATCACCTCAAGAAGGTCAACTTTGAAAACTTCCCCTCCTTGCTAAAGGCATTCAGACATTATGACAAG AAAGGAAAGGGGATGATTGACAAAGAGGACCTGCGGGCAGTGTGCCATCAGTTTCAGCTGAATGTCAGTGAGTCGGTCCTGGATGACGTGATGGACTACTGTGACACAGACAAGGACGGGCTTATCAACTTTCTGGAGTTTGCCAACTTTCTCAACTGGAAGGACAAGATGCCCATCAACAGTCGAGAGCAGTGCATTATTACAAATG AGCGTCAAACCAGCTCAGCTCCAGGTAACATAGAAAGAGTGACAGCACAGCTTCCTGCCTGTCGGGCCTTGATTGAGCCTGAGGAATTGGAGCCTGTTGAGCCAGGCAGCTCACTGAAAACTGTTAGAAGCCTTAGGCAGACAAGGGCAGCCCCAGACCACTTCAGAACTACCTCCTCCCTCATCGGGGCTGCAGGTGCTGGTCGTTTCCCATCAG TAGATGGACGTACGTACGGGATCCCATCTGTGCGCTCAGATCTTCCAGCTCCTCGCATTAAAAGAGTCGGTGACAAAAACAATTATGGCGATACGTCCACAGCTGCAGATCTTCTACATCCATCAGTTCATGCCCTGCAAGGTGTTTATGAGGAGCATTTCTTCTGTCCTCGCAGCAAGGAGGAG ATTGCAACGATCTTCAGGAATGCTGGTGTGAATATTTCTGAGGAGACGTTTGAGGAAGCCTGGAAACTCGCGTCAATGAAGCAAGCAACCAGGGAGGTTTGTGTGGAGAATTTCCGCAACGTTCTCAGGGAAATAAAAGCAATGTAA